The following proteins come from a genomic window of Flavobacterium crocinum:
- a CDS encoding lipoprotein signal peptidase, whose product MSLRKAYFLIFLVLIVDQLSKIYVKTNFVLGEEVVIFDWFRIHFIENEGMAWGTKIPGEYGKLILTVFRIFAVFGIGWWLADVVKKRQSTYLIVAIALIFAGAAGNIIDSVFYGIIFDDSTHNLATIFSPVPYGTWFHGLVVDMFYFPIWEGNLPTWLPIFGGKHFAFFNAIFNVADMAISTGVGILLVFNKKAFPKHA is encoded by the coding sequence ATGTCATTACGAAAAGCGTATTTCCTTATATTTCTAGTTTTAATTGTTGATCAGCTTTCTAAAATCTATGTCAAAACCAATTTTGTTCTTGGTGAAGAAGTGGTGATTTTTGATTGGTTTAGAATTCATTTTATTGAAAATGAAGGAATGGCTTGGGGAACAAAAATTCCAGGAGAATACGGGAAATTAATTTTAACTGTTTTTAGAATTTTTGCGGTTTTCGGAATTGGCTGGTGGCTTGCAGATGTGGTGAAAAAACGTCAATCGACTTATTTAATTGTTGCTATTGCTTTAATCTTTGCAGGTGCGGCCGGAAATATTATCGATTCTGTTTTTTACGGAATTATTTTCGATGACAGTACACATAACTTGGCGACAATATTTTCTCCGGTTCCATACGGAACATGGTTTCATGGTTTGGTTGTAGATATGTTTTATTTTCCTATTTGGGAAGGTAATCTTCCAACCTGGCTTCCTATTTTCGGAGGGAAACACTTTGCTTTCTTTAATGCTATTTTTAATGTTGCCGATATGGCGATTTCTACCGGAGTAGGAATTCTTTTAGTATTCAATAAAAAAGCATTTCCAAA
- a CDS encoding roadblock/LC7 domain-containing protein, which produces MNEITTTLNDFLVSTKSTAALILNGKGKLITSLNLDYGDSIAAMSAAILSMSEKFLIDLEKGSLKQLYLKSAEGVIVGNKISGSNFIVAFSKEGSNLALLMRSTEEVSVELSKNSLLK; this is translated from the coding sequence ATGAATGAAATCACAACTACACTGAATGACTTTCTTGTCAGCACAAAATCCACAGCAGCATTAATCTTAAACGGAAAAGGAAAATTAATCACTTCCCTAAACCTTGACTACGGAGATAGCATTGCTGCTATGAGCGCCGCAATTTTATCAATGAGCGAAAAATTCTTAATTGATTTAGAAAAAGGCTCTTTAAAACAATTGTATTTAAAAAGCGCAGAAGGCGTTATTGTTGGAAACAAAATAAGTGGCTCCAACTTTATTGTTGCCTTTTCAAAAGAAGGAAGTAACCTAGCCTTGTTAATGCGTTCAACAGAAGAAGTATCTGTTGAATTAAGTAAAAATTCCCTACTGAAATAA
- a CDS encoding TraR/DksA family transcriptional regulator: MIDEITRYSDADLAEFKEIIQAKIKKAQEDLDLIKSAYMNDLNNGTDDTSPTFKAFEEGSETMSKEANSQLAIRQEKFIRDLKNALFRVENKTYGICKVTGKLISKERLKIVPHATMSIEAKNLQR; encoded by the coding sequence ATGATAGATGAAATTACAAGATACTCTGATGCAGATTTAGCAGAGTTCAAAGAGATAATCCAAGCAAAAATTAAAAAAGCACAAGAAGATCTAGACTTGATCAAAAGTGCCTATATGAATGATTTGAATAACGGAACTGACGATACTTCTCCAACTTTTAAGGCTTTTGAAGAAGGAAGTGAGACCATGTCTAAAGAAGCAAACTCTCAGTTGGCTATTAGACAAGAGAAATTCATTCGTGACTTAAAAAATGCTCTTTTCCGTGTAGAAAACAAAACTTACGGTATTTGCAAAGTAACAGGTAAATTAATTAGCAAAGAAAGGCTTAAAATCGTTCCTCATGCAACAATGAGTATCGAAGCTAAAAACTTGCAGAGATAA
- the ileS gene encoding isoleucine--tRNA ligase gives MSTKFTEYKGLDLPTVASEVLDFWKKENIFEKSVTTREGAEPFVFFEGPPSANGLPGIHHVMARAIKDIFCRYKTQKGFQVKRKAGWDTHGLPVELGTEKELGITKEDIGKTISIEEYNEACKKTVMRYTDVWNDLTEKMGYWVDMEDPYVTYKPKYMESVWWLLKQIYDKGLLYKGYTIQPYSPKAGTGLSSHEVNQPGAYRDVTDTTIVAQFKTLPETLPSFLQGFGDIHILAWTTTPWTLPSNTALTVGPKIDYVLVKTFNQYTFEPINVVLAKNLVGKQFGKGYFVSEDDADFDNVKNGDKKLPYKILAEAKGADLVEIRYEQLLPYVLPYQNAENAFRVISGDFVTTEDGTGIVHTAPTFGADDAKVAKEAKPEVPPMLVLDENGTAVPLVDLQGKFTSHVGDLAGKYVKNEYYDAGQAPEKSVDVEIAIRLKEENKAFKVEKYVHSYPHSWRTDEPLLYYPLDSWFIKVTDVKDRMFDLNETINWKPKSTGEGRFGNWLKNANDWNLSRSRYWGIPLPIWRTEDKTEEVIIGSVEELYNAIEKSIEAGFQKENPFKGFEIGNMAESNYDLIDLHKNVVDAITLVSASGKPMKRESDLIDVWFDSGAMPYAQWHYPFENKDKIDGNKDFPANFIAEGVDQTRGWFYTLHAIGTLVFDKIAYKNVVSNGLVLDKNGIKMSKSKGNTIDPFKTIAENGPDATRWYMIMNANPWDNLKFDLEGIAEVKRKFFGTLYNTYSFFSLYANIDGFKYAEAEIPLNERPEIDQWIISELHTLIKFVDECYEDYEPTKATRAISDFVQENLSNWYVRLCRRRFWKGEYAKDKIAAYQTLYTCLLTISKLSAPVAPFFMDKLYRDLTTSTGTEDFASVHLAEFPKFVENFVNKTLESKMQKAQTISSLVLSLRKKEMIKVRQPLQKVMIPVLDENQRTEIEAISELVKAEVNVKEIELLDDASGILVKQIKPNFKALGPRFGKDMGLISKEIQGFTADQINQLDKQGTLDIVISGNNVTLSLEDVEITSQDIEGWLVANSNGITVALDITISEELKNEGIARELVNRIQNIRKDSGFEVTDKIKVQIKRDGILENAILKNEEYIKSETLTDDLVFVDTLENGTEIEFDDIKTMILISK, from the coding sequence ATGAGTACAAAATTTACTGAATACAAAGGACTTGACTTACCTACCGTAGCGTCTGAAGTTCTTGATTTTTGGAAGAAAGAAAATATATTTGAAAAGAGTGTAACCACTCGCGAAGGTGCTGAACCTTTCGTATTTTTTGAAGGTCCGCCTTCAGCAAACGGATTACCTGGAATTCACCACGTAATGGCACGTGCGATTAAAGATATTTTTTGCAGATATAAAACTCAAAAAGGTTTTCAGGTAAAACGAAAAGCCGGATGGGATACTCACGGTTTGCCTGTAGAATTGGGTACAGAAAAAGAATTAGGAATTACAAAAGAAGATATTGGCAAAACGATTTCAATCGAAGAATATAACGAAGCGTGTAAAAAAACCGTTATGCGTTATACTGACGTATGGAATGATTTGACCGAAAAAATGGGGTATTGGGTTGATATGGAAGATCCGTATGTGACTTATAAACCAAAATATATGGAATCGGTTTGGTGGCTTTTGAAACAAATCTATGATAAAGGTTTGTTGTACAAAGGTTACACGATTCAGCCTTACTCTCCAAAAGCAGGAACTGGATTGTCTTCCCACGAAGTAAATCAGCCTGGAGCTTACCGTGATGTTACAGATACTACAATCGTAGCGCAATTCAAAACTTTGCCGGAAACACTTCCAAGCTTTTTACAAGGTTTTGGTGATATTCACATTTTAGCCTGGACGACAACTCCTTGGACGCTTCCATCAAACACCGCTTTGACAGTTGGTCCAAAAATCGATTATGTTTTAGTAAAAACTTTTAATCAATATACTTTTGAGCCGATCAATGTTGTTTTAGCTAAAAACTTAGTTGGAAAACAATTCGGAAAAGGATATTTCGTAAGTGAAGACGACGCTGATTTTGACAATGTGAAAAATGGCGACAAAAAATTGCCATACAAAATTTTAGCAGAAGCAAAAGGAGCAGATTTAGTAGAGATTCGTTACGAGCAATTATTGCCTTATGTATTACCATATCAAAATGCTGAAAATGCATTTAGAGTAATTTCCGGAGATTTCGTTACAACAGAAGACGGAACGGGGATTGTACATACAGCGCCAACTTTTGGAGCAGATGATGCTAAAGTAGCAAAAGAAGCGAAACCAGAAGTGCCGCCAATGTTGGTTTTGGACGAAAACGGAACTGCAGTTCCTTTAGTTGACTTACAAGGAAAATTCACTTCTCATGTTGGGGATTTAGCTGGAAAATACGTTAAAAACGAATATTATGATGCAGGACAAGCTCCGGAGAAATCTGTAGATGTTGAAATCGCTATTCGTCTTAAAGAAGAAAACAAAGCTTTTAAAGTTGAAAAATACGTGCACAGTTATCCACACAGCTGGAGAACTGATGAGCCGTTATTATACTATCCATTAGATTCGTGGTTTATTAAAGTAACCGACGTAAAAGATAGAATGTTCGACCTGAACGAAACTATCAACTGGAAACCCAAATCTACTGGTGAAGGACGTTTTGGAAACTGGCTTAAAAATGCTAACGACTGGAACTTATCTCGTTCTAGATATTGGGGTATTCCTTTGCCAATCTGGAGAACAGAAGATAAAACCGAAGAAGTTATTATCGGTTCTGTTGAAGAATTGTACAATGCAATCGAAAAATCGATTGAAGCAGGTTTCCAAAAAGAAAACCCATTCAAAGGGTTTGAAATCGGAAATATGGCTGAGTCAAACTATGATTTAATCGATTTGCACAAAAATGTCGTGGATGCCATCACTTTAGTTTCTGCTTCTGGAAAACCAATGAAGCGCGAAAGTGATCTAATCGACGTTTGGTTCGATTCTGGAGCAATGCCGTATGCACAATGGCATTATCCTTTTGAGAACAAAGATAAAATTGACGGAAACAAAGATTTTCCAGCCAATTTCATTGCTGAAGGAGTGGATCAGACTCGTGGATGGTTTTATACTTTACACGCTATCGGAACTTTGGTTTTTGATAAAATTGCATACAAAAACGTAGTTTCAAACGGTCTTGTTCTGGATAAAAACGGAATTAAAATGTCCAAGAGTAAAGGAAATACTATAGATCCATTTAAAACCATTGCAGAAAATGGTCCGGATGCTACACGTTGGTATATGATTATGAATGCAAATCCGTGGGATAACCTGAAGTTTGACCTTGAAGGAATTGCTGAGGTGAAACGTAAATTCTTTGGAACTTTATACAACACTTATTCTTTCTTTTCGTTATATGCTAACATCGACGGATTTAAATATGCTGAAGCTGAAATTCCGTTAAACGAAAGACCAGAAATCGATCAGTGGATTATCTCTGAATTGCATACGTTAATAAAATTTGTTGACGAATGCTACGAAGATTACGAGCCAACAAAAGCAACAAGAGCGATTTCTGACTTCGTTCAGGAAAACTTAAGTAACTGGTATGTTCGTTTATGCCGTCGTCGTTTCTGGAAAGGAGAATATGCAAAAGATAAAATTGCAGCTTACCAAACGCTTTATACTTGTTTGCTTACAATCAGTAAATTAAGCGCTCCAGTAGCTCCATTTTTTATGGATAAATTATACAGAGATTTGACAACATCTACGGGAACCGAGGATTTTGCTAGTGTTCACTTGGCTGAATTCCCGAAATTTGTCGAAAACTTTGTTAATAAAACGTTGGAAAGCAAAATGCAGAAGGCGCAAACGATCTCATCTTTGGTTTTATCATTGCGTAAAAAAGAGATGATAAAAGTGCGTCAGCCTCTGCAAAAGGTAATGATTCCGGTACTTGACGAGAATCAGCGTACTGAAATAGAAGCGATTTCTGAACTTGTAAAAGCCGAAGTAAACGTAAAAGAAATCGAACTTTTAGACGATGCTTCAGGTATTTTGGTAAAACAAATTAAGCCTAATTTTAAAGCTCTTGGACCTCGTTTTGGAAAGGATATGGGGTTGATTTCCAAAGAAATACAAGGATTTACGGCGGATCAGATCAATCAATTGGACAAGCAAGGAACGTTGGATATTGTTATTTCTGGAAATAATGTAACTTTATCATTAGAAGACGTCGAGATAACATCTCAGGATATTGAAGGTTGGTTGGTTGCAAATTCAAACGGAATTACAGTTGCGCTTGACATCACAATATCTGAGGAATTGAAAAATGAAGGTATCGCAAGAGAGTTAGTAAACAGAATTCAAAATATCCGTAAAGATTCAGGATTTGAAGTTACTGATAAAATTAAGGTACAAATAAAAAGAGATGGTATTTTAGAAAATGCCATTTTGAAAAACGAAGAGTATATTAAGTCTGAAACATTAACAGACGACTTAGTTTTTGTTGACACTTTAGAAAACGGCACAGAAATTGAGTTTGATGATATTAAAACAATGATATTAATTTCAAAATAG
- the recO gene encoding DNA repair protein RecO, which yields MQVKTKAIVISSLKFQEKSLIVKCFTLSSGLKSYFVRDAFSSRKASQKIAYFQPFSILEIEAVHKNKGTLENFKEIKSAVPFQSIHTDIVKSTMVMFLSEMLHYSIQEEEKNEQLFLFLETALTWLDHHDEISNFHLILLLEITKYLGFYPDTSENNLPFFEMNEGIFTLFQNGNVLSEHETNLFKKLLDLKFDNDQKIFHVLERQILLKILIDYYSLHLEGFKKPKSLEILKEVFS from the coding sequence GTGCAAGTCAAAACAAAAGCCATAGTAATTTCTTCTTTAAAATTTCAGGAAAAAAGTCTGATTGTAAAATGTTTTACACTTTCAAGCGGACTGAAATCTTATTTTGTACGTGATGCTTTTTCGAGCCGAAAAGCGAGTCAGAAGATTGCTTATTTTCAGCCTTTTTCGATTTTAGAAATCGAAGCCGTTCATAAAAATAAAGGGACCTTAGAAAATTTTAAAGAAATAAAAAGCGCTGTACCATTTCAGAGTATTCATACAGATATTGTGAAAAGTACAATGGTTATGTTTCTTTCAGAAATGCTTCATTATTCTATTCAGGAAGAAGAAAAAAACGAGCAGCTTTTTTTGTTTTTGGAAACAGCATTGACTTGGCTCGATCATCATGATGAAATTTCTAATTTTCATCTGATTTTGCTTTTGGAAATTACCAAATATCTGGGTTTTTATCCTGATACTTCAGAAAATAATTTGCCTTTTTTTGAAATGAATGAAGGAATTTTTACGCTTTTTCAAAATGGAAATGTGCTGTCTGAACATGAAACAAATCTGTTTAAAAAACTCCTCGATTTAAAATTTGATAACGACCAGAAAATCTTTCATGTTTTAGAAAGACAAATTCTGCTGAAAATCCTGATTGATTATTATAGTTTGCATTTGGAGGGATTCAAAAAACCTAAATCTTTAGAGATTTTAAAAGAAGTTTTCTCCTAA
- the porZ gene encoding type IX secretion system anionic LPS delivery protein PorZ, with product MKKILFCVFFLIIIQFCQAQNKLSWQGYFSFNEIKDVSESSTSVFAASENALFSKNTATNILKTITTVDGLSGQTISAVYYSEAFKKTLVGYENGLMILINESDGSMLKIVDIINKQLPANAKKINHFMEYNGLVYVSCDFGIVQFNLNTSKFGDTYFIGDNGAEISVKQTTLFNGFIFAATSSGIRRADITNANLIDYSQWTVVNGGSWSSVEALDTELIAINDSGNINRYSSNTFISFFQLPQASVDMRAKNHNLFVTTPSAVYVYNNQMILNRQITNVQVLENTLNFSCATAVGDQIFIGTKEKGMFFSTLSNVTTFENNTPTGPVKNNIFAIDVSPNTVWAVYGDYDTSYDPYPLDSYGISRYNASGWLNIPYTEVYDAKSITRVLVNPNNEKQVYASSFFSGLLKIENDVPNFLYNEKNSGLESITNAGADYIDVRINANAFDKSGNLWVTNSRVNNGLKVLKTNGQWGSYSMTPIFDIAENISYSSIVIDRNNVKWLGTNRDGVVGFNETTNTFKKITVGTDAGNLPIADVRAIALDARNQLWIGTTKGLRVLSSVGSFQSESQLKANPIIIIEDNLAQELLYEQFVTSIAVDGSNNKWIGTADSGVFMVSSNGQETKYHFTINNSPLPGNYINDIKINNKTGEVFIVTNKGMVSFNGIATGANDNLNNVYVYPNPVRPTYTGTVKVAGLIDKANIKITDIEGNLVFETTSSGGTIEWDTTAFGKYKVSSGVYMVFISAQDGGETKVKKVMIIR from the coding sequence ATGAAAAAAATACTTTTCTGCGTTTTCTTTTTAATAATAATTCAGTTTTGTCAGGCGCAAAATAAACTGTCCTGGCAAGGGTATTTTTCATTTAACGAAATCAAAGATGTTTCAGAATCTTCAACGAGTGTTTTTGCTGCTTCAGAAAATGCTTTGTTTTCAAAAAATACTGCTACAAATATTCTCAAAACTATAACTACTGTTGACGGATTATCGGGACAAACTATTTCGGCTGTATATTACAGTGAAGCTTTCAAAAAAACTTTAGTAGGTTATGAAAATGGCTTAATGATTTTAATCAACGAAAGTGATGGAAGTATGCTGAAGATTGTGGATATTATTAATAAACAGCTTCCGGCAAATGCAAAAAAGATCAATCATTTTATGGAGTATAACGGATTGGTTTATGTTTCTTGTGATTTCGGAATTGTGCAATTTAATTTAAACACATCAAAGTTTGGAGATACTTATTTTATTGGTGATAATGGGGCAGAAATCAGTGTAAAGCAAACAACATTGTTTAATGGATTTATTTTTGCTGCAACTTCAAGTGGTATAAGAAGAGCTGATATTACAAATGCAAATCTGATTGATTACAGCCAATGGACTGTTGTTAACGGAGGAAGCTGGTCTAGCGTAGAAGCTTTAGATACTGAACTTATAGCAATAAATGATTCCGGAAATATTAATCGCTACAGCTCTAATACATTTATTAGTTTCTTTCAGTTGCCTCAGGCTTCAGTTGACATGAGGGCAAAAAATCATAATTTGTTTGTTACTACGCCAAGTGCAGTTTATGTGTACAACAATCAAATGATTTTAAACAGACAGATTACGAATGTTCAGGTTTTAGAAAACACTTTGAATTTTAGTTGTGCAACTGCGGTTGGGGATCAAATTTTTATTGGTACTAAAGAAAAAGGAATGTTCTTTTCGACTCTTAGTAATGTAACTACTTTTGAAAATAATACGCCAACAGGACCTGTAAAGAATAATATTTTTGCTATTGATGTAAGTCCAAATACAGTATGGGCAGTTTACGGTGATTATGATACTTCATACGATCCGTATCCATTGGATAGTTATGGTATAAGTAGGTATAATGCTTCAGGTTGGCTGAATATTCCATACACGGAAGTTTATGATGCCAAATCGATTACCAGAGTTTTGGTTAATCCAAATAATGAAAAGCAGGTTTATGCGAGTTCGTTTTTTTCCGGATTATTAAAGATAGAAAATGATGTGCCGAATTTTCTCTATAATGAAAAAAACAGTGGTCTGGAATCTATTACAAATGCAGGTGCAGATTATATAGATGTACGTATAAATGCAAATGCGTTTGATAAGTCTGGAAATCTTTGGGTTACTAATAGTCGTGTCAATAATGGATTGAAAGTTTTAAAAACAAACGGCCAATGGGGAAGTTATTCGATGACTCCGATTTTTGATATTGCAGAAAATATTAGTTATTCAAGTATTGTTATTGATCGAAATAATGTAAAATGGCTGGGAACTAATCGTGATGGAGTTGTTGGTTTTAATGAAACTACTAATACATTTAAAAAAATAACTGTTGGTACAGATGCGGGAAATCTTCCTATTGCTGATGTCAGGGCAATTGCTTTAGATGCCAGAAATCAGCTTTGGATTGGGACAACAAAAGGATTAAGAGTTTTGTCAAGTGTTGGAAGTTTTCAATCGGAAAGTCAGTTAAAAGCAAATCCAATTATCATTATAGAAGATAATTTAGCTCAGGAATTGCTTTATGAGCAGTTTGTTACTTCTATTGCAGTTGATGGTTCTAATAATAAATGGATCGGAACGGCGGACTCGGGTGTTTTTATGGTTTCTTCAAACGGTCAGGAAACAAAATACCATTTTACAATCAACAATTCGCCACTTCCCGGTAATTATATAAACGATATTAAGATAAATAATAAAACGGGAGAAGTTTTTATTGTTACTAATAAAGGAATGGTTTCTTTTAACGGAATTGCAACAGGAGCAAATGATAATCTTAATAATGTTTATGTTTATCCAAATCCGGTGCGTCCTACTTACACAGGAACGGTAAAAGTTGCGGGATTAATCGATAAAGCCAATATTAAAATCACCGACATAGAAGGAAATTTGGTTTTCGAAACAACATCGTCAGGTGGAACAATTGAATGGGATACAACTGCTTTTGGTAAATACAAAGTGTCGTCAGGTGTTTATATGGTTTTTATTTCTGCACAAGATGGTGGTGAAACCAAAGTGAAAAAAGTGATGATTATTCGATAG
- the gdhA gene encoding NADP-specific glutamate dehydrogenase has translation MEQKINEFMALIESKNPNEPEFLQAVREFAETVIPFISERKKYDGKNILLRIAEPERSVIFRVPWVDDKGEIIVNRGFRIQMNSAIGPYKGGIRFHHTVNLSVLKFLAFEQVFKNSLTTLPMGGGKGGSDFDPEGKSDGEIMRFCQSFMTELCRHIGPDLDVPAGDIGVGAREIGYLFGQYKRIRNEFTGVLTGKGLAYGGSLIRPEATGYGVVYFTDQMLRTIGQDINGKRVAISGFGNVAWGVALKVNELGGKVVTISGPDGYIYDEEGISGEKIDHMLEMRATGDNRAERYLEKYPNAVFHKGKSPWEVKVDIAIPCATQNELNGEDAQKLIDNGVLCVTEAANMPSTLDAIKLFLDNKVLFAPGKAANAGGVAASGLEMTQNSIRLNWTSEEVDLRLKEIMIGIHNQCKKYGVEEDGYVNYVKGANIAGFVKVADAMLAQGVV, from the coding sequence ATGGAACAAAAAATAAACGAATTTATGGCTCTTATTGAGTCAAAAAATCCAAACGAACCAGAATTTCTTCAGGCTGTTAGAGAATTTGCAGAAACAGTTATTCCTTTTATATCTGAACGCAAAAAATACGATGGAAAAAATATACTTTTAAGAATCGCTGAACCGGAAAGATCAGTAATATTCAGAGTGCCGTGGGTAGACGATAAAGGAGAAATTATTGTAAACAGAGGTTTTAGAATTCAGATGAACTCTGCAATTGGACCTTATAAAGGAGGAATTAGATTTCATCATACAGTAAACTTATCAGTTTTAAAATTCCTGGCTTTCGAACAAGTTTTCAAGAACAGTTTGACTACACTTCCAATGGGTGGAGGAAAAGGAGGTTCTGATTTTGATCCGGAAGGAAAATCGGATGGCGAAATTATGCGTTTCTGCCAATCATTTATGACCGAGTTATGTCGTCATATTGGACCGGATTTAGATGTTCCTGCGGGAGATATTGGTGTTGGAGCAAGAGAAATTGGATATTTGTTTGGACAATACAAAAGAATCAGAAATGAATTTACAGGAGTTTTAACCGGAAAAGGTCTGGCTTACGGAGGTTCATTAATCAGACCAGAAGCAACGGGATACGGAGTAGTATATTTTACAGATCAAATGCTTCGTACAATTGGTCAGGATATTAATGGTAAGAGAGTTGCTATTTCCGGATTTGGAAATGTGGCTTGGGGAGTAGCTTTAAAAGTAAATGAATTAGGTGGAAAAGTAGTTACAATTTCTGGTCCTGACGGATATATTTATGATGAAGAAGGTATTTCCGGAGAAAAAATCGACCATATGCTTGAAATGCGAGCAACTGGTGATAACAGAGCAGAAAGATATCTGGAGAAATATCCAAACGCAGTATTCCATAAAGGTAAAAGTCCTTGGGAAGTAAAAGTGGATATCGCAATTCCATGTGCAACTCAAAATGAATTAAACGGAGAAGATGCTCAAAAGTTAATTGATAATGGAGTTCTGTGTGTAACAGAAGCAGCAAACATGCCTTCTACATTAGATGCTATTAAACTTTTCTTAGATAATAAAGTATTATTTGCTCCAGGAAAAGCAGCAAATGCTGGTGGAGTTGCTGCTTCCGGATTAGAAATGACTCAGAATTCTATTCGTTTAAACTGGACAAGTGAGGAAGTAGATTTAAGATTAAAGGAAATTATGATCGGAATTCACAATCAGTGTAAAAAGTACGGAGTTGAAGAAGACGGTTATGTAAACTATGTAAAAGGAGCAAACATTGCCGGATTTGTAAAAGTTGCCGATGCTATGCTGGCGCAAGGTGTAGTTTAA
- a CDS encoding THC0290_0291 family protein, whose amino-acid sequence MSKHLFITLLTLIGLSAAASAQGLAQEIGIYAGPVTLQSDFGERNNFDTNVGNTGFGIGVMHFINFSANNNRESYFTEHFKVRTDLNFSRTNLKHFGQWVERKPDGIFAQQLKNMHASSTIVGLGTQLEFSPFMKIHDFENSVGSLSPYGSLGFQVSYYSTKVGSHLGDITLPDVTPGKYLTPSDGRAHGFSTESGIVLSATAAVGVHYKLTEMSDLMFETRFQMYNSDWIDGLNPNKDIYKENKRNDWQVWFNFGYIYYLEF is encoded by the coding sequence ATGTCTAAACACCTATTTATCACGTTACTTACCTTAATTGGTTTATCAGCCGCCGCATCAGCGCAAGGACTTGCTCAAGAGATCGGAATCTATGCCGGACCAGTAACTTTACAATCAGATTTTGGTGAAAGGAATAACTTTGACACCAATGTTGGAAATACCGGTTTTGGTATTGGAGTAATGCATTTCATAAATTTTTCTGCCAATAATAACAGAGAAAGTTATTTTACAGAACATTTTAAAGTCCGAACTGATTTAAACTTTAGCAGAACTAACCTGAAACATTTTGGACAATGGGTTGAAAGAAAACCTGACGGCATATTTGCTCAACAATTAAAGAATATGCATGCAAGTTCTACTATTGTTGGATTAGGAACGCAACTTGAATTTTCTCCTTTTATGAAAATTCACGACTTCGAAAACTCAGTTGGTAGTCTTAGTCCGTATGGTAGTTTAGGTTTTCAGGTAAGCTACTACTCTACGAAAGTAGGATCGCATCTGGGAGACATAACACTTCCTGACGTTACTCCGGGAAAATACTTAACTCCTTCTGACGGACGTGCTCATGGTTTTTCTACAGAAAGCGGCATTGTTTTATCTGCAACTGCAGCCGTTGGTGTACATTATAAATTAACAGAAATGAGCGATTTAATGTTTGAAACTCGTTTTCAGATGTACAATTCAGACTGGATTGACGGTTTAAACCCAAACAAAGATATTTACAAAGAAAACAAAAGAAACGACTGGCAGGTTTGGTTTAACTTCGGATACATCTACTACTTAGAATTCTAG
- a CDS encoding DUF3298 and DUF4163 domain-containing protein gives MKNYIFIIFLCLIFTSCKKDLSFENETFEEKSTIPCKNDCPSITIEVPVAKNIKVTSDSINKRVFAVIKEIVFFEEDSVKVDDYKALAKSFITSYEEMHQKFPEDTFGWEAKIIGNIEFQSEQILNLKIDHYTFTGGAHGYQGYRSLLFNPKTGKAIFNSQLFKNEKEFKAFAEKTFRAKYKIPEKANINATGLMFENDKFQLPQNIFYTSAGLLLYYNSYEAASYADGPKELIFSYDEIKKYLNFQ, from the coding sequence ATGAAAAATTACATATTTATAATCTTTTTGTGTTTGATTTTTACAAGTTGCAAAAAAGACCTTTCATTTGAGAATGAAACGTTTGAAGAAAAATCTACTATTCCGTGCAAAAATGATTGCCCGAGTATCACAATAGAAGTTCCGGTTGCCAAAAATATTAAAGTAACATCAGACAGCATCAATAAAAGAGTTTTTGCTGTTATTAAAGAGATTGTATTTTTTGAAGAAGATTCCGTAAAAGTTGATGACTATAAAGCATTGGCCAAATCTTTTATTACTTCTTATGAAGAAATGCACCAGAAATTCCCGGAAGATACTTTTGGCTGGGAAGCCAAAATAATTGGGAATATAGAATTTCAATCGGAACAGATTTTAAACCTAAAAATTGATCATTATACTTTTACAGGAGGTGCTCATGGTTATCAGGGTTATCGCTCTTTATTATTTAATCCGAAAACCGGAAAAGCTATTTTTAACAGCCAGTTATTTAAAAACGAAAAAGAGTTTAAGGCTTTCGCCGAAAAGACATTCCGTGCCAAATATAAAATTCCCGAAAAAGCCAATATCAATGCGACAGGTTTAATGTTTGAAAATGATAAATTCCAATTACCACAGAATATCTTTTATACTTCTGCAGGTTTACTTTTGTATTACAACTCCTATGAAGCCGCATCTTATGCAGACGGCCCAAAAGAGCTTATATTTTCTTATGATGAAATAAAGAAATATTTGAATTTTCAATAA